From the genome of Dermacentor andersoni chromosome 3, qqDerAnde1_hic_scaffold, whole genome shotgun sequence:
CTCCGAGCTTTCAGCACTTTCATTTTACCAAAATTAGAGTATGGAAGCATTGCATGGGATCTAGTTTACAATAAACATAAACATAGATTGAAGATAGTGCAAAGGCGTGCTGTTGGttttattttcaataaagttaAGTCAACTGATTCGCCATCATCACTTATGCGCGACAACAGCAACCTCACAGGTACgactgtgagatacacctctcctttacttggaaaacaaggaaccacatcaaatggactcgcgcatgacagcagcgcaggaagaacactgccaataACAAGCAAACAAGCGAAAGTATCAAATAAAGagttctagtagcgttttttgaattagccctTGAAAAACTATTTAAAAATATATGCTTGCGTAGCAATCACTGTTCTTTTGCATCCTTCGTTTACTGTTCTACCAATTTAAGtgtcaaaaccgactcgtgttgctATTTGGCAAGTTGCATAACGAtccgtggtcaccagtcccgtaaaaccgcgtagagcgccggacgctgtggttctagacgtactgcggccacagcggaaggttagaaaaacactcacattagcccagcagagaagtggctacgttcggcggctcgactgataactgtacaagcatgattcagaacacacggaattattctccacttccggtggcgttcTCTCTATTTCCTctttaaataaagagatgttgatccataaatattttcacaaacaacggttaaatttgttaattttcgctcttccttcctgtttggctgttgccttcgCTTTCTGCCTttgtagatcgcttaatttctctaCTTCTTGCAACACTTCCTTCAAGTTGCCAATTTTTGCACGAACattgctgtacaattagggaaaagccagatgaggtaacgggtcacaatcatattgcttatggttttaacggttattgcagggtctgatgacgGACGCTATTTggcattattttattttgcacCTTATCTAACCCTTATCACGGATATAtgcttccgaggatctgccagcgtcgtggcgagccgtcactcgaggaaatattAAAGCAAAAGGAAAACTTTAACGCAGCTGGCGTTTTCTCCAgctgcaactcgttccacgagcatacagaccagctgactgcGAACCGAATTCCTTTGcaggtccctggatcagtctaaacaaaggttcaactaacaaagcaacagcgatgcgcgtgatcgttcaatagatggtgacaacagaactcatctcgagttaatcgcgcaggcaccgaatcgatgagaaaactgaccTTCACATcctaggagatgccgataactaccgccatccaaaaggagtgaaaaattgacagccattccactctgtgaagatggaatggcagcgagagctgacgacagtcaaagctctcaaaggaaaagcaaagtgcttcacctccgccgcgggtcggcccgacggtagtgcaatgcctAGCCGACgcgccgcggaggtgaagcaggcgttaagcactccccacacgtgggcccaTCCCCAAGATTTCGAAGGGCGCGTTGCAGGTTCCAGAGCCCACagaggtatgtgccattgagtttgtccctttttgcactatcaccaggatccacccacatgatgtttttttttttttctgttgacggatgGCGAAAAAGCTATGTAAGGTTAGTCATGTACAAATCTCGTTGTAaaagcagcaaaatgttgaccgccgaataggttgatttgtcagcgctttaagaatgtgtgtgaggagtggtggcgtaaGCGGGGGgagggtatgccgcttaatttcgaggGGGGAAGCCGCCGCCCCTGGCTACGTACCTTTGAAGGTTCATTTCGCCTTGACACCCGAAAATATATTCAGCAGTTTGCAGCCCACGCTACTCGTCATTGTCATTCTCGCAACTTACTTCCCTTATTCTTCTTAgacaaacattttcaaatattcattttttcccaCGCACAGTACAGGAGTGGAATGCTTTACCTGCCAGTGTCTTTTTATCAGACACGGTCACCGCACTTGAGCACGCTTTGTCCGCCCTTTAAATACGGTGTCGCGTTTGTTCTACCTTGTTATTGTAATGCGTTCAACCATTCTTGTTCTATGCGAGTGTCATATTGTTTTTTATGTTTGGACAGTGAGAAACTAATATTGTATTATCTTTAAAGAATACCACCTGGTTGGTCTTATTTAAGACTTCAGTATACCTGTAATTAAATAAATATAAGTTACGCCAAATCCACAAAGCAACAACGGCGGCTGGCTCCACCTGTTCTCGTAGATGCGTCTAGTAATAATGCTGGGTGAATGTACGCAATAAAATGAACTCGACATAAAGGAGCACAGATACCAAATTATCCGATTATTTCTTTACTCGTTATTTACACAGCCTCAACAGCAAGCACCAAACAGCGCCCTGCATAGGCACGTTCGTGTCGCCAATTTAAAACGCTAAGCATTTCAttgcgaacatttgccactttgagaGTGTCTATCCAGCCACTTGCGTCTTCCTGCTCTTCTAGTCGTTTCTGTAACCTGTTATGTATCAAAATTGGTATAGCATGACAAGAGTGTAAGAGGAACATAAGTGATCCATCATTACATGTGCGTCATGTAGGTCATCAAACCGCCGACTACGTCTTTGTATTCTCATGATACAAAGACGTAGTTGGCGTGTAGCAAAACTTCGcgtgtaccaaaattggcatagtatgataagagtgcatgacgaacagaaatgataggtcatgacatgaatgtcgtgACAAGCGTGCCACGTAGGTCATGGAACTGTcccctacgtcttggtatgtaccgaaAGTGGCATAGTATgataagagtgtatgacgaacagaaattataggtcatgacatgaatgtcgtgACAAGCGTGCCACGTAGGTCATGGAACTGtcacctacgtcttggtatgtaccgaaattggcaCAGTATgataagagtgtatgacgaacagaaatgataggtcatgacatgaatgtcgtaACAAGCGTGCCACGTAGGTCATGGAACTGTcccctacgtcttggtatgtaccgaaAGTGGCATAGTATgataagagtgtatgacgaacagaAATGATAGGTCATGCCATGAATGTCGTGACAAGCGTGTCACGCAGGTCATGGAACTATCGCCTACGTCTTATTATGTACCGAAATTGGCGTAGTATgataagagtgtatgacgaacagaaatcataggtcatgacatgaatgtcgtgACAAGCGTGTCACGTAGGTCATGGAActgccgcctacgtcttggtgctctcatggccgtTTCCTAACTTGTTAGGCTCCCAGCGCTCTGATTCACATGAGAtcaattcccacagggcgtgggatcggCCGATTTTTTATTATAAAGCGATTTGTATCGCATACATACGGATTGCAAGTTCCCGCCAGTTTGGGCGGATACGACATAGTGACGCAAATCGTGATTTCCCAACGTCACAAATGAGTCACCAAGCACTGACAACAACGAACTCACCCCTTCACACGTGCGACCATGTTCGTCGACGACGGAGGTTGGTGGGAAAGGCGCTCTTCGGTGTCCACGACCGTGTTTGAGCAAACGAACGTGCAGCCGCTTTCAAAATGCGTGGCCACAAGCATCTTTAACGTCCCATTCTCTTGCCCTAAAAAATGACGCTTCCATGATGGCTGTCGCTTGGAGTCCCGTGAAAGGAGCCACGTTTCAGATATGGAATTCAAAATTGAAGCAAATTTCCCTTACCGTCCGCGGTCAGTAATTTTTCCTTAAAGTGTTCCTCGTGTGCGTGCAAACCTCATGCTATACTTCAATTTGACCTCTAAATTTGGTGCCTGCACTCCTGCCAATTTTCTATCTGAACAAATTAACCTGAACGCACATCTCTTGAGAGCTACCTAAGAAAAAAGCCAATAAAATCAATAGCGCTTGTTTTGTGTATGCGGTCGTTTCTTGATAAATACGTTCAAGTAACATAACACTTGAACTTCTGTGCGTATCAAGAAACCAAATACCGGCAGATCTCATGCCTGTTGGAAACGAtgctatgcgaagcagtgtgctgGAAGTCTACCGTGGTAACGAAACGGACATCAGAGCACCAAGACTTGtgcggctgtttcatgacataCTTGAAACTCATGTCACGGTATTCATGTCATCACCTAATATTTATGTTCGTTATACACTCTTGTCagactatgccaattttggtagaCGCTAATACGCATGTTGATGCTTCACCatctacatgacacacatgtcatgagcTATGATTTATGTGCGTCATACAATcgtgtcatactatgccaattttggtacatatcaGGACGTTGGCGGTTGTTCCATGACCTACATGGCACGCATGTCTTCCCTATCATGTCATGACCCaccatttatgttcgtcatacactcttgtcatattgTACTAGTTTTGGTACATACCAGGTTAACAAAACGACCAGGAGAGCGCTAAGCCGCAGGGCTAGATAGATAATCTCAAAATGACGAATGTTTGCCTAGAAATGCTTCACATTTAAAAAAGTTTGTGACGGATGTCAGACATCAAGCAAAACTAAAATCACGCATAATTCCCACAACAAAGTAGCGACAGCGTTTTCCCTGAAGTGACATGGCATATCATAACACACGCAAGTGTATAACGCCTCCAGGGCAACTTTTCACAACCCAGAATGCTTCATTTCTCCAAAGTCTGAATCAGAAATTTATTTGGTAACGCAACACCTGTAAAGGGAACAGCACAAAGGAAAGTGCCCTAGGAAATGGCTAACGAGTCATTTTGTGTGTAAAACACAATTTCAAGATTGGGGCCGGCAGATGGAAACAAACAGCGGGTTAAAAGTTGTGTAAACCGGGATAAAATGCCTGAGACAGGTTGGCAAATGTTTCGGTTTGCGGGTTATCTTTGTCATTTGCCTCCCAATGCTCCTGTCTTTTATAGTGCTCTCTACAGGGATCTAGCTTTGGAAGCCGTTCTACGAGTACTCATACAGTTTGTCGTTGTGTAAGATAAAGATACTGTAAGTAAAAACACAGTGGCCCGTAAAATAGGagaataatttaattttatttcaacCAATAGAATCTTCCAATCCCGCCGGGGAAGCGATATGTACAAATAGTTTCGTCTGTGAAAGCACCTGTAGTAATTTCGGGTATGGCGAAgatttctgaaaaagaaagaaataaacacgCTATAAAGCGATGGAAATGTCCCTCGTGCATCTCGTTGTTCGCGGGAACACCAAAACCAGAATGCAAGAAAGCTGTTACGATAacatagtatcgtaaaacaaaaGTAGTACTCAGTTACCTTCCctgaaaaaaaagaggaatctCGACTAACTTCCACGTTATCAGTACCGACCTAGAAATTTCGGACATAGCGTCTAACCTAGAATAAACTTATGCCTAAGTTCGTTCATCACATTTTTGCTATATCAATGAACCTGGATTTTTAAAAGAAATGTGTGAAACTTAATATTCTAATCAGTTTTTCTGCAGTACTCTATAGTAGTGGGCAGAGGAAGATTAAAATGTACGAGAGTGAATTAGCACAACAATTATTTTGCCCGTTGAGAGAGACTACGGGACTTACACTTCTTCCTGCGGAGAAGGGTGGTGTAGTCGAAGGGAGAGCCAAGACCGTAGCCGTAGTTCAGGCCATAGCCGAGGAGACCGTGGCCGTAGCCGtagtggccaacgccgtagccaAGGGTACCGACGCCGTAGCCGTAGACTGGAGCGGCGTGGTAAGCACCGACCACAGGGGCAGCGTGGGCAACGGTGGCGACAGCTGGGGCGTGGTGGACGGTGGTGGTGGCAACAGCTGGGGCAGCGTGGACAGTAGCGACggctggagcagcggcgtaggTGGCGATGGGGGTGGCCACAGCGGTGGCGACGGGGGCGTGGGCCACAGTAGTGACAGCTGGGGCAGCGGCGTAGGTGGCGACTGGAGCAGCGTGGGCAACGGTGGCGACACGGGTCACGGCTGGAGCAACAGCGTAGGAGGCCACGGCTGGGGCAGCAACAGCGGTGGCGACTGGGGCGTGGGCCACAGTGGCGAAAGCTGGTGCAGCTGCGTAAGTAGTGGCAACCCTGGTCACAGCTGGAGCAGCTGCAACGACCGGAGCGGCTGCGTAGGAGGCGACGGCTGGGGCAACAACAGCGGTGGCGACTGGGGCGTGGGCTACAGTGGCGACAGCTGGGGCAGCGGCGTAAGTGGTGGCAACCCTGGTGACAGCTGGAGCAGCGGCATAAGTGGCAACTGGAGCAGCGTGGGCAACGGTGGCGACGGCTGGGGCAGCAGCCAGGCCGACGCTGTATCCGGTAGTGCCGACGAAGCCAGCGAAGGCGCTGGTGGCCAGGGCGAGGACGATGCAGGCGCGAATCTACGTTAAAATAAAGGAGAATAGAGCAAGGTTCCATATAAAATAACTTCGGACGTCTGCTCGCAAGACTTGTGATGTATAGAAATAGGCTTAATTTTCGCTTTGACGTCATGGTGAgcacgaaattaaaaaaagagcCGTTGCCATAAGTTGCCGGCTTTCCCAAAATTTCAATATCATGAACCTTTGTTTATTAATGGCATGCGCCAAGATACTGCAGACGTATTGTTCCCACATTTATATAATCAGACAATAGAAACATTTCTTTTTGGAATACAAGCACGCCGCTTGAAAAGTCTGGTTGATGTTTGTTTTGAGCGTTAGTTTTCACTTCTCCCTATGAAATTGATAGCGTGTGCATTTTCTGCAGATGCATTTAACGCTTGAAAATAACCTAGCTAAATATACGGAAGTGGAAAGCGCCTATGTAAACCTGTTTAGTCCTTCCCTCGTCCTAAAGTGTTATACAATTGGAATTTTGTGCTTTATACTGTGGTGCAATACGCGCTATAAAAGTTATTGCTAAACCAAGTGCCATTTAGTATAGGAGATGCTCATTGTATATCACTGACAATGAATAGATTTGCCAAAAGCTTACCATTTTGTCTTCAGAGCTGCTGCTGGGCCAACTGCTGACTGTTGTAAGTCTCGGAGTTCCTTATATAGGCCGTCTGTCGTGCCTTAATATCATGCGCAGCAAGAAACAGAAATGCTGCTGCAGAAGAAGAACGCGCCTCCTCGCCAGTTCGCTGTATACCGGACTTTCGAACCGGAGCCAAGGTGATACGTGTGCCGGAATATAATGAAACTCCACCCTGAAACAATGGTAAGTCGCGAGGTGAGGGGCAGAAAAGGCAGTCCAGAGGCTTCGATGATTGTCCGAGCACCGGTCATGCAAGCGGTAAATGCTAAATGCaggtcattttcatttttttcttgccatGACGGACCAACATAAGAGAAGGTGTACAAGACATGTATCCTCATGGCGCCTTATGGCGCAATAACGCGTAATCAATGGGAACAATAAATCATTCTATGTCGTAGGAATAGTCTGCTCCATTCAGTTTTCAATTCCTTCGTTTAAAATATATAATTACTTTCTCATAACTGATCCTTCTGTTTCTGAAGTTGTGTCATGTCTAAATGGCGGTAGCGATTATGATATACAGAGGAGCTGAAGAGTTTATGGCTCTTTGCGGATTTTTCAGTTTTATTTACGGAAGATCACCCCAATTACCAAAATAATTTTCGTCCCTATTCGCACAAAAACTAAGAATTGACGTTTGGACACCCCACCATTAATGCGATGGTCAGAAGCCGCACCGCTTGTTCAATAAATGCAGCGTGACTGTGCATTTTTTTAATAATTCCCTGGCATAGCTACCTGAAGATTCCGAATTTGCTCTATTAGAATTGTCGGACTTCACAGATAACACGTACACTTGAGAATATACACTTCTGGAGCCGTTATATCTAATGACTTTTCTCATTTTTGTTATTTTAGCTTTTGCCTATTTGCTTACTCGAAGCCATGTCCCGCTACAGCATGTGTTGGTCACTCAGCAGGATGTATTTGTCGAAGTGACTTGAATAGGACGAGAAGAATGCCTACATATTACGGACGCTAGTTTTTACACTTTCACTTATAACTGAATGCTAATGTATGCCAAGAAACAAGAGAGGTAGTGAAGAGGTAGTTTCCGACACTACTTTTCCCACACTACCTATTCGACGCTATTCGACCGCACGACAATATTCTTGGTAGCAACTGCTAAGACTTGGCACAGCTTTACCCGCAATGGCTAGGCCGCTTTTAACATCTCGGAATGTACATGGCGAGCCTAGTATTTTCGTCGCATGTAGCCAAAAAGCTGCAGTGTATACTGCAAGTTCAATGAGATATGAGCCACACATATACTTCCAGAAATCAATAGGTCCATTTCGCTGTGCTTAACCAAGAAACAAACTGATGTTTCTGAGGTACCTCAATGACATAGAGGGCGGAAGTCAGCTGTAACCGACAAAGACATGCATACACAGGAATCTATACCGGAGGTATTTCCGTAAAAATACCGGATTTTTATAAAATACTTGTAGTAGTCTTTAAAGCTTATGCCCCACCTATATTTAGCAAATCATATGTAACATAACGGTAAGTTCAGCTAGGATATAATGAAATTTTTAGCACTACATGCTAAAATAAACTTGTTCGgcacatgaattttcattacGCTCCATGAATGTAACTTATTTGTGTGCACCAGTGGTAACATGGCGCATTCGTTGTTGTGCCATTCGCATTATTTCTTGAAATGTTTTAATTTAGCTCACTCTAGTTTGAATCAAAGAAGTCCAACTTCCTTTATATATAAATGCATGGCGGTTTTTGCTATAAATTGTCATCAGCGCGCTTAGGCGTGTACCTTGCGACAATGGCATGCACAGATTCGCACTGTATTTTGGTGCGATGTTACCAAGTAGTAAAATATCAGTCACATTTTTTTTCATGCGCATGTAGCATATATAAAGCGAGCCAGCGTTCCCGGCCTGTTGCTGCTTGCGCAGCAATGCGCCTGTTCGAGAGATTCCTAGTGTCGTTCGTGTGAGTCGATGGTGGAGGCTAGTAGGAAGAATGCAAGAAACCGCCCAATTCCACATTAAAACGTGCAGGTGCAGGAATCATAGCTCCATTTTTCAATTTCGTTGCAACGAGCACAGTTACAATCAGCCAATTTACAAGACTGAAAATAGGTATGTCGCCGGGGTTACCTATCGCTGTTATATTAGTGGACACAAAGGCGATAACAGCGTGCTTATTAAACAGAGCAGTAGCGGCGTTCTGACTCGTGTTGGTGCTTGCGGGCACTGCACCAGTCTAAGCAGGAAACAATACGAAATGCCCTTAGCTGCTAGTCTGCTACTACATTCAAGTACATGTCTTGAATAAAAATTATGTTGCCTTAAGCAGAGTTGCAGCATAAAAGAATGTGTACTGA
Proteins encoded in this window:
- the LOC129387391 gene encoding uncharacterized protein codes for the protein MTVAVVASTVAEGTNAVAVVDWSGMVGSDCWCRVGNGGHSWGVVDGGSGNSWDSVDGSNSWGRGVGGDWGSVGNSGDMGHSWSSSDNWGSVHSCDSWSNSVGSDWGSVGDSGHTGHCWSNSVGGNGWGSDCGGDWCVSYSGDSWSRSIRACIVLALATSAFAGFVGTTGYSVGLAAAPAVATVAHAAPVATYAAAPAVTRVATTYAAAPAVATVAHAPVATAVVAPAVASYAAAPVVAAAPAVTRVATTYAAAPAFATVAHAPVATAVAAPAVASYAVAPAVTRVATVAHAAPVATYAAAPAVTTVAHAPVATAVATPIATYAAAPAVATVHAAPAVATTTVHHAPAVATVAHAAPVVGAYHAAPVYGYGVGTLGYGVGHYGYGHGLLGYGLNYGYGLGSPFDYTTLLRRKK